DNA from Asticcacaulis sp. ZE23SCel15:
GGCTGCCGCTGGATCTGCGGCATGTTTGCGTAATATGCCGTAGTCGCGGGCCTGTGGCAGACGAAGGACATAGATCAGCATCAGAACCATGATGAATATGCGCGCGATAAAGGTCGAGACCGCCGCTCCCATCGCGCCGTCAAAAGCCTCAAGCCCGGCAACCTGCCCCGGCACCAGCAGGATCAGAAGCGCCACATTGAGCACGTTGCCTGCCATGTTCATATACATGGTCTGGCGCGTCTTACCCAGGGCCTCCAAAAATTCCGAACAGCCGATGGAGACCATGTAAAACGGCATGGAGATCGCAAACAGAATCAGTGGATTACGCGCGCCTTCGGCCAGAGATTGCGTGACCGTATGATCGAGCAGATACGGCCCGGCCAGCAGCAGCAGGATCATCGACCCCAGCCCAAGCGCCAGTGCATAACCCATCCCACGCTGAAAGACAGCACCTATGCGGCCGGTTTCGCCCGCGCCCAGATAGTGGGAGGTCTTGACCTGCAAGCCCACCAAAAGCCCAATCGAAGTTACCAGAAATATGCTGGTCGGTGCCCAGGCCATCGAGTGATAGCCCAGCTCCTTTGATGAGTAATGCCCCACGATCACCGTATCGGCCAGTCCCATCAGCATGATCGACAGGCGCGAAATCACCACCGGCCACGCCAGGGTGTAAAGCTCAGTGAAGGCCGCTTTGTAGGAATGGAAGGTTGGTGTCGGCAGAAACGGTTTCATGCCGCGCTCATAGCCGAGTTTGGCACCCGCATCAATTAACGGCGAGACGGTTGCTGTCAGGAACTGTCAGCGGGCATGAAAAAGGACGGCGTGAGCCGTCCTTTTCACTTAATTACCAAAAGTATCAGGCGGCCTTAGAGGCTTTTTGCTTGAGGCTGTGCATACGCTCGGCCACAAGGAACGACAACTCCAGCGCCTGATCGGCATTGAGCCGCGGATCGCAGTGGGTGTGGTAGCGGTCGCCCAGATCTTCTTCCGACAGGGCAAAGGCACCGCCGGTACACTCGGTGACGTTCTGACCCGTCATTTCCAGATGTAGGCCACCCGGATGAACGCCCTCAGCCGCCGCCACATCGATGAAGGAGCGGACTTCCGACAGAATGCGATCAAACGGACGGGTCTTATAGCCATTATTGGCCTTAACGACATTGCCGTGCATCGGGTCAATCGACCAGACCACTGGCACGCCGTGGGCCTTGGTAGCCGCCATCAGGCGCGGCAGGCGGTCGCCGACCTTATCCGAACCGAACCGGCCAATCAGGGTCAGGCGGCCCGGAATGGCTTCGGGGCTGAGGGCATCGATCAGACGCTTAAGGTCATCAGGCTCCATCGTCGGGCCACATTTGACACCGATCGGGTTCTTGATGCCCTTCATGTAGTGGACGTGGGCGCCGTCCAGTTGGCGGGTGCGCTCACCGATCCACAGCATGTGGGCCGACGTGTCGTACCAGTCGCCGGAGGTCGAATCGACGCGTGTCATGGCCTGCTCATAGTTCAGCAGCAAGGCTTCGTGCGAGGTGAAGAAATCGACCTGACGGATTTCCTGTGCCTTTTCCGATGTGATGCCGATGGCCGACATGAACGACAGGGTTTCACTGATCTTATCGGCCAGTTCGCGGTAACGCTCACCCTGCGGAGACCCCGAAACAAAGCCAAGCGTCCACTTGTGAATATTGTAGAGGTCGGCATAGCCGCCCGTTGCAAAGGCGCGCAGCAGGTTAAGGGTCGCCGACGACTGATGGTACGCCTTTAACAATCTTTGCGGATCGGGCAGACGCGCTTCGGGTGTGAACTCCATGCCGTTGATGTTGTCACCGCGGTAAGACGGCAAGGTCACATCGCCGATGGTTTCAATCGACGACGAGCGCGGCTTACCAAACTGACCGGCGATACGACCAAGTTTAACCACCGGCTTACCACCGGCGAAGGTCAGCACGACCGCCATTTGCAGGATCAAACGGAAGGTGTCACGGATATTGTCGGCGGAAAACTCCTTAAAGCTTTCGGCGCAATCGCCCCCTTGCAGCAGGAAGGCCTCACCGGCCGCGACCTTACCCAGATGCGAGGTCAGGCGACGGGCCTCACCGGCAAACACCAGCGGCGGCAGGGTGCTGAGTTCGGCCTCCACAGCCGAAAGTGCCGCCTGATCCGGGTAGTCGTCCGGGATGTGAAGGGCGGGATGCGACCGCCAGCTTTGGGGAGACCAGTTCTTTACCATATCCAACACTTTCATGAAAATGTGCCCCTTGCGGCGAACCTTTTCATTTGTATTACGCTTAAAGAAAAAATATCCAGCGTCATGCCGGATGTTGTTTGAGAATTGCCGTATCCGTCTTTATGTATAACATCCGAACTTTAGCGAAGCAAATGTTCAGTAAAGTCAAATGTTTATAGTTTATTTTGATACATTATCACCTGTAACGACGCTTTTTGCGCCATCAGGGCAATAAATACCGACATAGCCGCCAGCGCCAGAAACCATTCCTGCCACAGGCCAAAGCTCAGAAAAGCAAAGACAAAAAACGCCGTCATCGTCGCCAGCATATAGGGCTTAGGGTCGGTCCATAACAGGTGATCCGGGCTAATTATTTGCGCATCAGGTGCTTTACCGACACGGCGGATGCTGACCAGCCACAGAACCGCTATCAGTACCAGCCCGACATAGCCCAGTTCAAGTGCTGCCTGAACCGGCATATTATGGGGGTGCAGCGGAATGTGCGGGCTGAACATGCGGCTGGTATCAAAACCCCAGCCCATCAGCGGCTTTTCAAACAGGCGGTTGGCGGCATATTCCCAGATTTCAACCCGCGCCAGCCACGACGGCGGGAGGTAATTTTTCAAGGCGATCAGCCAGCCCTGCTCATGGGCAAACTTGATCAACAGTGGGAAGCCTAAAATCACGCCATAGACCATAATGGCGATGTATTTTTCGATACCAACACCACGCAGGGTCGACCAACGGCGGGTGATCAAAAAGACAAGGGCTGAGGCTACCAGCGCCAGGGTCGGCGCATTAGCCCCTGTAAAAAACGGCGCAATCGCGACGGATGCCGTCAGTAAAACGCGCGGCAGATTGGCGCCGGTCTGGTTGAAATATAGCATCATGGGCCAGTAGATCATCATCAGGCCATAGCTCATCAACGAGATCTTGACGACCGCCAGATCAGGCCGGATCGGCATGCCCAAGGCTTCGGCCAGTGCCATATAAACCCGCGCCTGCGTTAGGGCTTCAAATAGCGCCAGTCCCGCCAGAAACAACGCCCCCCATGTGAACCCCTTCATCAGACTTTGAGCATCCGGCAGGGACAGGCGAAACCCGGCAATCACTACCGGTACATAACACACGGCCTGCAAACACGCCTTAAGCCAGACCAGCTTTTCATAGGTTTCATAGTCCGAAAAGTCGGCCCCTTCGGGCACGGACGCCCGATATAAAATCCATATCAGAGCCAGACCCAGGGCGATCACAGGCCCAAGGATCACCCCGGCATGTCGCCACAAACCGATGCAGAGCAAACCCGCAAAGGTCGCCGGCAGGATATAGCCCAAGGGCGAGACAAAAGTGCATAACAGAAATAGCGCCAGCATCCCACCCAACACGATGCGCATATAAAGGCTGGGTTTCAGACCCGTCACGGCTGCCGCCGGTGCGACCGCCTCTGCGCTTGGCGGGCGCAGCTCCATATCAATGGGGGTCAGGGCCTGTAACTTCATGAGGTCAGACCCGTTTGTCCTTTAAGGTCACAAATTCCTCCGCAGCCGTCGGGTGCACCGCACAGGTCGCGTCCCACTGCGCCTTGGTCAGGCGCGCCTTGACGGCAATACCGGCCATCTGAATGATTTCGGCAGAATCGACGCCGACCATGTGGCATCCTAACACCACATCTGAGCCTTGCTCAACGATCAGTTTCATCAGCACGCGGGTTTCACCGCCGATGAAGGTCGTTTTCATCGCCCTGAAACGGGTGGTGTAGATATCGAATTTGATACCGGCCTCAATCGCCTGCTGTTCGCTTAAGCCAACCGTGCCGATCTGCGGCTGTGAAAACACCGCCGTCGGGATATTTTCGTAATCATAGGTCGTGGGATTATTCTTAAACGCAGTTTCAACAAAGGCCACGGCTTCGCGGATGGCCACCGGCGTCAGGTTCATGCGGTTGGTAACGTCGCCTACCGCCCAGATATGATCGACGCAGGTGCGCGAATAGTCATCGACCTTAATTGCCCCGTGCAGTTCTATCTCACAGCCCGCGGCCTCAAGATTAAGGCCTTCGGTTTTGGGCTTGCGCCCGGAGGCATAGAGCACCTGATCAGCCATCAAATCTATGTCCGTATTGAGATGCACACGTATGCCATCGGGTGTTTTCTCAAGCTTTACCGGATCGGCGCGGGTAAGGATTTTGATACCGCGCGCCTGCATCTCCATCGCCAGATGGTCGCGCACCTCATCGTCAAAGCCACGCAGGATCTGCTCACCACGATAGACCAGGGTGACATCGACCCCAAGGCCGTTCAGCACACCGGCAAACTCAACCGAAATATAGCCCCCACCGACGATGATCACCGATTTTGGTAGTTCGGCCAGGTTGAACACTTCGTTCGAGGAAATCGCATATTCCTGAACGCCCTCGATATGGCGCGGCAGGAACGGCCACCCACCGACCGCGATCAGGATGGTTTTGGCCGTCACCTCGTAGGGGGCCGAGCCATCACTGGGGGTCAGGGTCAGGGTATGCGGGTCTTTGAACGCGGCATGGGCCGAGATAATCTCGACACCATTGCGCGTAAGGTTACCAGCATAGGCCTGCGACAAGCGGGTCAATTCTTTTTCGTTTGAGGCTTTGAAAGCGCTCCAGTCAAATTTCGCCTCACCGAGGTCCCAGCCAAACCCACGCGCATATTTTAGCTGTTCCGGCACTTCGGAGGCATAGACCATGAATTTTTTGGGCACGCAGCCGCGCAGGACGCAGGTGCCACCGGGCCGGTCTTCTTCGGCAATCGCGACCTTAAGGCCCAGATTGGCCGACAGGCGGGCCGCGCGGACACCACCGGAGCCTGCGCCGATCACAAACAAATCATAGTCGTAAGTCATTTTTTTCTCACAAAAGTGCGCACGCCCGGCGAACCTACCGACTGAGCCAGCGCCTCATCAATCTGCCAGCCATTGGCCCGCAACCAGTCGATCGCGTCACTAAAACCCCGCGCAGTGGCGCTCAGGGCAATCTCGCCCTCGCCTGAAAACAGCATGATACTGCGTAAATGCACCGCGTCTTTGGCGGTGAAAAATGTTTTCAGAAATGTTTTTTCAAGAAGCTTCGGGGCCTTGGCGGTGTCGTGCATCAGCACGCATTTCTCCAGCCCGCCTTTCGAGACATGAAAGCGCGCCTGTTTGCCCTCAAACACCGTCAGATCGCCGTCACAGACGATTTTATATTTCGAGAACAGGGACAAACACTTAGCTCCTTAAGGTTCAAGCACTTTCACGCCATCATCCGTCCCCAGCAGTGCAAATTCGGCCAGATCAAGGAACAGGCCATGATCAACCACGCCGGTCGTGGCTTTTAACGCGGCGGCCAGTCCCGTGGGGTCAAAAATCTGCCCGCACGGTACATCAAAAATAAGGTTCGAACCGTCAGTTATAAAGGGCTTACCGTCTTTTTTACGTAATGTCGGCACTTTCTGGATCTCAAATTCCGCCAACACATCACAAATCCGGTTGACCGTACCCTTATAGGCAAAGGGTTCAACCTCGATCGGCAGGGCAAAAGCACCTAAGGTCTTCACGTGCTTGGCGGCATCGGCAATAACGATACAGGTCTTGGCCTGCTCCCAGATCAGCTTTTCGCGCAGCAGCGCCCCGCCCCCGCCTT
Protein-coding regions in this window:
- a CDS encoding class II 3-deoxy-7-phosphoheptulonate synthase, producing the protein MVKNWSPQSWRSHPALHIPDDYPDQAALSAVEAELSTLPPLVFAGEARRLTSHLGKVAAGEAFLLQGGDCAESFKEFSADNIRDTFRLILQMAVVLTFAGGKPVVKLGRIAGQFGKPRSSSIETIGDVTLPSYRGDNINGMEFTPEARLPDPQRLLKAYHQSSATLNLLRAFATGGYADLYNIHKWTLGFVSGSPQGERYRELADKISETLSFMSAIGITSEKAQEIRQVDFFTSHEALLLNYEQAMTRVDSTSGDWYDTSAHMLWIGERTRQLDGAHVHYMKGIKNPIGVKCGPTMEPDDLKRLIDALSPEAIPGRLTLIGRFGSDKVGDRLPRLMAATKAHGVPVVWSIDPMHGNVVKANNGYKTRPFDRILSEVRSFIDVAAAEGVHPGGLHLEMTGQNVTECTGGAFALSEEDLGDRYHTHCDPRLNADQALELSFLVAERMHSLKQKASKAA
- the rpiA gene encoding ribose-5-phosphate isomerase RpiA, with product MSAETQKEQSGLAAIAYVKDGMKVGLGTGSTAAHFVKAIADKVKAGMKLTLVSTSVQTTNLAQSLGLTILDINDVGSLDLCVDGADEIGPGLALIKGGGGALLREKLIWEQAKTCIVIADAAKHVKTLGAFALPIEVEPFAYKGTVNRICDVLAEFEIQKVPTLRKKDGKPFITDGSNLIFDVPCGQIFDPTGLAAALKATTGVVDHGLFLDLAEFALLGTDDGVKVLEP
- a CDS encoding O-antigen ligase is translated as MKLQALTPIDMELRPPSAEAVAPAAAVTGLKPSLYMRIVLGGMLALFLLCTFVSPLGYILPATFAGLLCIGLWRHAGVILGPVIALGLALIWILYRASVPEGADFSDYETYEKLVWLKACLQAVCYVPVVIAGFRLSLPDAQSLMKGFTWGALFLAGLALFEALTQARVYMALAEALGMPIRPDLAVVKISLMSYGLMMIYWPMMLYFNQTGANLPRVLLTASVAIAPFFTGANAPTLALVASALVFLITRRWSTLRGVGIEKYIAIMVYGVILGFPLLIKFAHEQGWLIALKNYLPPSWLARVEIWEYAANRLFEKPLMGWGFDTSRMFSPHIPLHPHNMPVQAALELGYVGLVLIAVLWLVSIRRVGKAPDAQIISPDHLLWTDPKPYMLATMTAFFVFAFLSFGLWQEWFLALAAMSVFIALMAQKASLQVIMYQNKL
- a CDS encoding MATE family efflux transporter; this encodes MKPFLPTPTFHSYKAAFTELYTLAWPVVISRLSIMLMGLADTVIVGHYSSKELGYHSMAWAPTSIFLVTSIGLLVGLQVKTSHYLGAGETGRIGAVFQRGMGYALALGLGSMILLLLAGPYLLDHTVTQSLAEGARNPLILFAISMPFYMVSIGCSEFLEALGKTRQTMYMNMAGNVLNVALLILLVPGQVAGLEAFDGAMGAAVSTFIARIFIMVLMLIYVLRLPQARDYGILRKHAADPAAAKEQRHVGYAAGASYFIEVTAFAGMTFFAGRISEVAVAQWAIVLNFASLVFMVPMGLAVGCSVLVGRAFGARDRDAIRRMGRVSFTAAGAFMVLVVVGVLLFSGAMARGYTSDPALIAGVQACLLLACGFFIPDGVQVVAAQALRARRDVVTPTVLHYISYGAVMLPLGFLFSQVMGLGVPGLIYAVIIASLMSGSFLVGRFIWLDHRQVALPAV
- the gor gene encoding glutathione-disulfide reductase; protein product: MTYDYDLFVIGAGSGGVRAARLSANLGLKVAIAEEDRPGGTCVLRGCVPKKFMVYASEVPEQLKYARGFGWDLGEAKFDWSAFKASNEKELTRLSQAYAGNLTRNGVEIISAHAAFKDPHTLTLTPSDGSAPYEVTAKTILIAVGGWPFLPRHIEGVQEYAISSNEVFNLAELPKSVIIVGGGYISVEFAGVLNGLGVDVTLVYRGEQILRGFDDEVRDHLAMEMQARGIKILTRADPVKLEKTPDGIRVHLNTDIDLMADQVLYASGRKPKTEGLNLEAAGCEIELHGAIKVDDYSRTCVDHIWAVGDVTNRMNLTPVAIREAVAFVETAFKNNPTTYDYENIPTAVFSQPQIGTVGLSEQQAIEAGIKFDIYTTRFRAMKTTFIGGETRVLMKLIVEQGSDVVLGCHMVGVDSAEIIQMAGIAVKARLTKAQWDATCAVHPTAAEEFVTLKDKRV